One genomic segment of Fusobacterium nucleatum includes these proteins:
- the thrS gene encoding threonine--tRNA ligase: protein MLVKYNGENKEYNNNINMFEIAKGISNSLAKKSVGAKVDGKNVDMSYVLDHDAEVEFIDIDSPEGEDIVRHSTAHLMAQAVLRLYPDTKVTIGPVIENGFYYDFDPVEQFTEEDLEKIEAEMKRIVKENIKLEKYVLPRDEAVDYFRDVDKNKYKVEIVEAIPQGEQVSFYKQGDFTDLCRGTHVPSTGYLKAFKLRTVAGAYWRGNSKNKMLQRIYGYSFSNEDRLKKHLKLMEEAEKRDHRKLGKELELFFLSEYGPGFPFFLPKGMIIRNVLIDLWRKEHEKAGYLQLETPIMLNKELWEVSGHWFNYRENMYTSEIDELEFAIKPMNCPGGVLAFKHQLHSYKDLPARLAELGRVHRHEFSGALHGLMRVRSFTQDDSHIFMTPDQVQNEIIGVVNLIDKFYSKLFGFEYEIELSTKPEKAIGSQEIWDMAEAALAGALDKLGRKYKINPGDGAFYGPKLDFKIKDAIGRMWQCGTIQLDFNLPERFDVTYIGEDGEKHRPVMLHRVIYGSIERFIGILIEHYAGAFPMWLAPVQVKVLTLNDECIPYAKEIMSKLEELGIRAELDDRNETIGYKIREANGKYKIPMQLIIGKNEVENKEVNIRRFGSKDQFSKSLDEFFTYVIDEATIKFDK from the coding sequence ATGTTAGTCAAGTATAATGGAGAAAATAAAGAATACAATAATAATATTAATATGTTTGAAATAGCAAAAGGAATTTCTAATTCACTTGCTAAAAAATCAGTTGGAGCAAAAGTTGATGGAAAAAATGTTGATATGTCTTATGTGTTAGACCATGATGCAGAAGTTGAATTTATAGATATTGATAGCCCAGAAGGAGAAGATATAGTAAGACACTCAACAGCTCACTTAATGGCACAAGCTGTGTTAAGACTATATCCTGATACAAAGGTTACAATAGGACCAGTTATAGAAAATGGTTTCTATTATGACTTTGACCCAGTTGAACAATTTACAGAAGAAGATTTAGAAAAAATCGAAGCTGAAATGAAAAGAATTGTTAAAGAAAATATAAAATTAGAAAAATATGTTTTACCAAGAGATGAAGCTGTTGATTATTTTAGAGATGTAGATAAAAATAAATATAAAGTTGAGATTGTTGAAGCTATTCCACAAGGAGAACAAGTTTCATTCTACAAACAAGGGGATTTTACAGATTTATGTAGAGGAACACATGTCCCTTCAACTGGATATTTAAAAGCATTTAAACTAAGAACAGTTGCAGGGGCATATTGGAGAGGTAACTCAAAAAATAAAATGCTTCAAAGAATATATGGTTATTCTTTCTCTAATGAAGACAGATTAAAGAAACATTTAAAACTTATGGAAGAAGCAGAAAAAAGAGATCATAGAAAATTAGGAAAAGAATTAGAATTATTCTTCTTAAGTGAATATGGACCAGGTTTCCCATTTTTCTTACCAAAAGGAATGATAATAAGAAATGTTTTAATTGATTTATGGAGAAAAGAACATGAAAAAGCTGGATATTTACAATTAGAAACTCCTATAATGCTTAATAAAGAACTATGGGAAGTTTCAGGACACTGGTTTAATTATAGAGAAAATATGTATACATCAGAAATAGATGAATTAGAATTTGCTATAAAACCAATGAATTGTCCAGGAGGTGTTTTAGCATTTAAACATCAATTACACTCATATAAAGATTTACCTGCAAGACTTGCAGAATTAGGAAGAGTTCATAGACATGAATTTTCAGGAGCATTACATGGACTTATGAGAGTAAGATCATTTACACAAGATGACTCTCACATATTTATGACTCCAGATCAAGTTCAAAATGAAATTATAGGTGTTGTAAATCTTATTGATAAATTTTATAGCAAATTATTTGGTTTTGAATATGAAATAGAGCTTTCAACTAAACCAGAAAAAGCAATAGGTTCTCAAGAAATTTGGGATATGGCAGAAGCTGCACTTGCAGGAGCATTAGATAAGTTAGGTAGAAAATATAAAATAAATCCAGGAGATGGAGCATTTTATGGACCTAAATTAGATTTTAAAATAAAAGATGCTATTGGAAGAATGTGGCAATGTGGAACTATTCAACTTGATTTTAACCTACCTGAAAGATTTGATGTAACTTATATAGGCGAAGATGGAGAAAAACATAGACCAGTAATGCTTCATAGAGTTATTTATGGTTCAATAGAAAGATTTATTGGAATTTTAATAGAACACTATGCAGGAGCTTTCCCAATGTGGCTTGCACCAGTTCAAGTAAAAGTTTTAACTCTTAATGACGAATGTATCCCTTATGCAAAAGAAATTATGAGTAAATTAGAAGAATTAGGAATTAGAGCAGAGCTTGATGATAGAAATGAAACTATTGGATATAAGATAAGAGAAGCTAATGGAAAATATAAGATTCCTATGCAATTAATAATTGGTAAAAATGAAGTTGAAAATAAAGAAGTAAATATTAGAAGATTTGGTTCAAAAGATCAATTCTCTAAATCACTTGATGAATTTTTTACTTATGTAATTGATGAAGCTACAATTAAATTTGACAAATAA
- the smpB gene encoding SsrA-binding protein SmpB: MIIANNKKVFFDYFIEEKYEAGIELKGSEVKSIKAGKVSIKESFVRIINDEIFIMGMSVVPWEFGSVYNPEERRVRKLLLHRKEIKKIHEKVKIKGYTIVPLDVHLSKGYVKIQIAIAKGKKTYDKRESIAKKDQERNLKREFKSNNR, encoded by the coding sequence ATGATAATTGCAAATAATAAAAAAGTTTTTTTTGATTACTTCATAGAGGAAAAATATGAGGCAGGAATTGAGCTAAAAGGTAGTGAAGTAAAATCAATAAAAGCAGGAAAAGTGAGTATAAAAGAATCTTTTGTTAGAATTATAAATGATGAAATATTCATAATGGGAATGTCAGTTGTTCCTTGGGAATTTGGAAGTGTTTATAATCCAGAAGAAAGAAGAGTTAGAAAATTACTTTTACATAGAAAAGAAATAAAAAAAATTCATGAAAAAGTAAAAATAAAAGGTTATACAATAGTTCCCTTAGATGTTCATTTATCAAAGGGTTATGTAAAAATACAAATTGCAATAGCAAAGGGTAAAAAGACATATGATAAGAGAGAAAGTATAGCTAAGAAAGATCAAGAGAGAAATTTAAAAAGAGAATTTAAAAGTAATAATAGATAA
- the rnr gene encoding ribonuclease R produces MNLEKDLEKVKELLKDVKYLTFEQISNFLDWREQDKKDYKTILMSWVDSGDLVLSKKNRFSLAENSGYVKGVFRIIKNRFAFVDREDSEEKEGIFIPKEEFNNALDGDTVLVEIIEKKKNDKGAEGRVVKIIERRKNIVVGILERSKDFAFVIPTGSFGKDIYIPNSQIKNAANKDLVAVEITFWGDNSRKPEGKVIKILGSSTNSKNMIEALIYREGLSEKFSNEAMQQTNAIIADSKIDYTNRKDLTNLSIITIDGADAKDLDDAVYVEKLENGNYKLIVAIADVSYYVKKDTILDLEARNRGNSVYLVDRVLPMFPKEISNGICSLNEKEEKLTFSCEMEIDSKGKVVNYEVYKSIIKSVHRMTYKAVNGILDGDKNLINEYSDIYEMLKQMLELSKILRAKKHIRGSIDFELPELKVVLDKDEKVEKVYLKDRGEGEKIIEDFMIAANETVAERIFWLELASIYRTHEKPDREKIVRLNEILAKFGYKIPNFDNIHPKQFQEIIERSKDKETSMLVHKTILTSLKQARYTVEDIGHFGLSSSHYTHFTSPIRRYADLMVHRVLFSTIDNSIKPFKEADLDEIAQHISKTERVAMKAEDESVRIKLVEYMQKRVGETFNIMVTGFAPRKIFFETDEHIECSWDVTTSPNYYVFDEENYCMVDRESDTVFNLGDKIEAVLEKADLLTLEISVKPLKDVF; encoded by the coding sequence ATGAATTTAGAAAAAGATTTAGAAAAAGTAAAAGAACTTTTAAAGGATGTCAAATACTTAACTTTTGAGCAAATTTCGAATTTTCTTGATTGGAGAGAACAAGATAAAAAAGATTATAAAACTATACTTATGTCTTGGGTTGATTCAGGAGATTTAGTTTTGAGTAAAAAAAATAGATTTTCATTAGCAGAAAATTCAGGCTATGTAAAAGGAGTTTTTAGAATTATAAAAAATAGGTTTGCCTTTGTTGATAGAGAAGATTCAGAGGAAAAAGAAGGAATATTTATTCCAAAAGAAGAATTTAACAATGCCTTAGATGGAGATACAGTTTTAGTTGAGATAATAGAAAAGAAAAAAAATGATAAAGGAGCAGAAGGTAGAGTTGTAAAGATAATTGAAAGAAGAAAAAATATAGTTGTAGGTATTTTAGAAAGAAGCAAGGATTTTGCCTTTGTTATACCAACAGGCTCATTTGGAAAGGATATTTATATACCAAATTCTCAAATTAAAAATGCTGCTAATAAAGATTTAGTTGCTGTTGAGATAACATTTTGGGGAGATAATAGCAGAAAACCAGAGGGTAAGGTTATAAAAATTTTAGGTTCATCAACAAATAGTAAAAATATGATAGAAGCTCTAATTTACAGGGAAGGTCTAAGTGAAAAATTCTCTAATGAAGCAATGCAACAAACTAATGCTATCATAGCAGATTCTAAAATAGATTATACAAATAGAAAAGATTTAACAAATTTATCTATAATAACAATAGATGGAGCAGATGCAAAAGACCTAGATGACGCAGTCTATGTTGAAAAATTAGAAAATGGCAACTATAAGTTAATAGTTGCGATAGCAGATGTTTCATATTATGTAAAAAAAGATACAATTCTTGACTTAGAAGCAAGAAATAGAGGAAATTCAGTTTATTTGGTTGATAGAGTTTTACCAATGTTCCCAAAGGAAATTTCAAATGGTATTTGTTCTTTAAATGAAAAAGAGGAAAAACTTACTTTTTCTTGTGAGATGGAAATAGATTCAAAAGGTAAAGTTGTAAATTATGAAGTATATAAATCAATCATAAAATCTGTTCATAGAATGACTTATAAAGCTGTAAATGGAATTTTAGATGGAGATAAGAATTTAATAAATGAATATTCAGATATTTATGAAATGTTAAAACAAATGCTTGAATTATCTAAGATATTAAGAGCTAAGAAGCATATAAGGGGAAGTATTGATTTTGAGCTTCCTGAATTAAAAGTTGTTTTAGATAAAGATGAAAAAGTTGAAAAAGTATATTTGAAAGATAGAGGAGAAGGAGAAAAAATCATTGAGGACTTTATGATAGCAGCCAATGAAACTGTTGCAGAAAGAATATTTTGGTTAGAACTTGCCTCAATTTATAGAACTCATGAAAAGCCTGACAGAGAAAAAATAGTTAGATTAAATGAAATATTGGCAAAATTTGGATATAAGATACCAAACTTTGATAATATTCATCCTAAACAATTTCAAGAAATTATTGAAAGATCTAAGGATAAAGAAACAAGTATGTTAGTCCATAAAACTATATTAACATCTTTAAAACAAGCAAGATATACTGTTGAAGATATAGGACATTTTGGACTATCTTCTTCACATTATACACATTTTACTTCACCAATAAGAAGATATGCTGATTTAATGGTTCATAGAGTCTTATTTTCGACAATAGATAATTCAATAAAACCATTTAAAGAAGCAGACTTAGATGAGATAGCACAACATATTTCTAAAACGGAAAGAGTAGCTATGAAAGCAGAAGATGAAAGTGTGAGAATAAAACTTGTTGAATATATGCAAAAAAGAGTTGGAGAAACTTTTAATATTATGGTTACTGGTTTTGCACCAAGAAAAATATTTTTTGAAACGGATGAGCATATAGAATGTAGCTGGGATGTTACAACCTCACCTAATTATTATGTATTTGATGAAGAAAATTATTGTATGGTAGACAGAGAAAGTGATACAGTCTTTAATTTAGGAGATAAAATTGAGGCTGTTTTGGAAAAAGCAGATTTATTAACCCTAGAAATCTCTGTGAAGCCATTAAAAGATGTATTTTAA
- the yqeK gene encoding bis(5'-nucleosyl)-tetraphosphatase (symmetrical) YqeK, which produces MKYNFKELKEIVKSKMSLKRFTHTLGVVEMSEKLAKIYNADIEKCKVAALLHDICKEMDMEYIKNICKNNFMNELSEEDLENNEILHGFAGAYYVKNELGINDKEILSAIKYHTVGAENMTSVEKIVYIADAIEYGRNYPSVVKIREETFKNLDRGILMEIEHKEKYLESIGKKSHPNTDELKKEIIKELDK; this is translated from the coding sequence ATGAAATATAATTTTAAAGAATTAAAAGAAATTGTAAAATCAAAGATGAGTTTAAAAAGATTTACACACACACTTGGTGTTGTAGAAATGTCAGAAAAATTAGCAAAAATATATAATGCTGACATTGAAAAATGTAAAGTAGCTGCTTTGCTTCATGATATATGTAAAGAAATGGATATGGAATATATAAAAAATATTTGTAAAAATAATTTTATGAATGAGTTATCAGAAGAAGATTTAGAAAATAATGAAATATTACATGGCTTTGCAGGAGCATATTATGTTAAAAATGAATTAGGAATAAATGATAAAGAAATTTTATCTGCAATAAAATATCATACTGTTGGAGCAGAAAATATGACATCGGTTGAAAAAATTGTGTATATTGCAGATGCCATAGAATATGGAAGAAATTATCCAAGTGTTGTAAAAATAAGAGAAGAAACATTTAAGAATTTAGATAGAGGTATCCTTATGGAGATAGAACATAAAGAAAAGTATTTAGAGAGTATAGGAAAAAAGTCACACCCTAATACTGATGAATTAAAAAAAGAAATTATAAAAGAATTAGATAAATAA
- a CDS encoding toxin-antitoxin system YwqK family antitoxin: protein MKNKIFILAFSLLLSVSAFSNPVEVRKKDLRVIEKIYYLKDSEVPFTGKVSEGRDRLYYLNGKQDGKWISFYKNGNIKSIVNWKDGKLNGKYIIYENNGRKSTETIYKDGKENGYYYLYNSNGTYRTKGAYSMGKPVGEWEYYDKDGKLTNKVIAE, encoded by the coding sequence TTGAAAAATAAAATATTTATACTTGCTTTTTCTCTACTTCTTTCTGTATCTGCTTTTTCAAATCCAGTTGAAGTTAGAAAAAAAGATTTAAGAGTTATTGAAAAAATATATTATCTTAAAGATTCAGAAGTTCCTTTTACAGGTAAAGTTAGTGAGGGGAGAGACAGACTTTACTATTTAAATGGTAAACAAGACGGAAAATGGATATCTTTCTATAAAAATGGAAATATAAAATCTATCGTGAATTGGAAAGATGGAAAATTAAATGGAAAATATATAATCTATGAAAATAATGGACGAAAATCTACTGAAACTATCTATAAAGATGGTAAAGAAAATGGTTACTACTATCTATATAATTCTAATGGAACTTATCGTACAAAAGGTGCATATTCAATGGGAAAACCTGTTGGAGAATGGGAATATTACGATAAAGATGGTAAGTTAACAAATAAAGTTATAGCTGAGTAA
- a CDS encoding ABC transporter ATP-binding protein: MKILKFKNKSLNIFLGYSYRYKWQMIAVIILSIVASLMSAAPAWLSKKFVDDVLIGQNKKMFMWIVGGIFAATVIKVISSYYSQIASNFVTETIKRKIKIDIFSHLEKLPISYFKKNKLGDTLSKLTNDTTSLGRIGFIVFDMFKEFLTVLVLTARMFQVDYILALVSLVLLPLVIKVVRKYTKKIRKYGRERQDTTGKVTAFTQETLSGIFVIKAFNNTNFVIDKYKDLTKEEFEQAYKTTKVKAKVSPINEVITTFMVLLVVLYGGYQILVAKRITSGDLISFVTALGLMHQPLKRLISKNNDLQDSLPSADRVVEIFDEKIETDVFGEAVEFNEKIQDIKFENVNYKYDDSNEYVLKNINLDVKAGEIVAFVGKSGSGKTTLVNLLARFFNTDDGKITVNGVNIKNIHLDTYRDKFAIVPQETFLFGGTIKENISFGKEVTDEEIISAAKMANAYNFIQEDLPNKFETEVGERGALLSGGQKQRIAIARALIKNPEIMILDEATSALDSESEKLVQEALDSLMEGRTTFVIAHRLSTIVRADKIVVMENGEIKEMGTHSELIAMNGIYKNLYDIQFNENI, from the coding sequence ATGAAAATATTAAAATTTAAAAATAAGTCTCTAAATATTTTCTTAGGGTACAGTTACAGATATAAATGGCAGATGATAGCTGTTATTATTTTATCAATTGTTGCATCTTTAATGAGTGCTGCACCTGCTTGGTTGAGTAAAAAATTTGTTGATGATGTGTTGATAGGACAGAATAAAAAGATGTTTATGTGGATTGTAGGTGGGATTTTTGCTGCCACTGTTATTAAAGTTATTTCATCATATTATTCTCAAATAGCTTCAAATTTTGTAACTGAAACTATAAAAAGAAAAATAAAAATAGATATATTTTCCCATTTAGAGAAATTACCAATTAGTTATTTTAAAAAGAATAAATTGGGAGATACTCTCTCAAAATTAACTAATGATACAACATCATTAGGAAGAATAGGATTTATAGTCTTTGATATGTTTAAAGAATTTCTTACAGTTTTAGTCCTTACTGCAAGAATGTTTCAGGTTGATTATATTTTAGCATTAGTATCACTTGTACTTTTACCTTTGGTTATAAAAGTTGTTAGAAAATATACTAAAAAAATTAGAAAATATGGTAGAGAAAGACAGGATACAACAGGAAAAGTAACAGCTTTTACACAGGAAACACTTTCAGGTATTTTTGTTATTAAAGCCTTTAATAATACTAATTTTGTAATTGATAAATATAAGGATTTAACTAAGGAAGAGTTTGAACAAGCATATAAGACTACAAAAGTGAAAGCAAAAGTATCACCAATAAATGAAGTTATAACAACATTTATGGTACTTTTAGTTGTTTTGTATGGAGGTTATCAAATATTAGTTGCTAAAAGGATTACATCAGGAGATTTAATTTCCTTTGTAACTGCCTTAGGTCTAATGCATCAACCACTAAAAAGATTGATAAGTAAAAATAATGATTTACAAGATTCTTTACCATCAGCAGATAGGGTTGTTGAAATTTTTGATGAAAAGATTGAAACTGATGTCTTTGGTGAAGCAGTTGAATTTAATGAAAAAATTCAAGATATAAAATTTGAAAATGTAAACTATAAATATGATGATTCAAATGAATATGTATTGAAAAATATTAACTTAGATGTTAAAGCAGGAGAAATAGTAGCTTTTGTTGGAAAGAGTGGAAGTGGAAAAACTACACTTGTAAACTTATTGGCAAGATTTTTTAATACTGATGATGGAAAGATAACAGTAAATGGTGTAAATATTAAAAATATTCATTTGGATACTTACAGAGATAAATTTGCAATAGTACCACAGGAAACTTTTTTATTTGGTGGAACTATTAAAGAAAATATAAGCTTTGGTAAAGAAGTTACAGATGAAGAAATTATTTCAGCAGCTAAAATGGCAAATGCTTATAATTTTATACAAGAAGATTTACCTAATAAATTTGAAACAGAGGTTGGAGAAAGAGGAGCATTGTTATCTGGTGGACAAAAACAAAGAATAGCAATAGCCAGAGCCTTGATTAAAAATCCAGAAATAATGATTTTAGATGAGGCAACTTCTGCACTTGATAGTGAATCAGAAAAACTTGTTCAAGAAGCACTTGATAGTTTAATGGAAGGAAGAACTACATTTGTAATAGCACATAGATTATCTACAATAGTTAGAGCAGATAAAATTGTTGTTATGGAAAATGGAGAAATTAAAGAGATGGGAACTCATTCTGAGCTTATAGCTATGAATGGAATCTATAAAAATCTCTATGATATTCAATTTAATGAAAATATTTAA
- the lpxB gene encoding lipid-A-disaccharide synthase, with the protein MKFFVSTGEASGDLHLSYLVKSVKARYKDVDFVGVAGEKSQKEGVEILQDINELAIMGFTEVLKKYKFLKQKAYEYLEYIKDNQIKNVILVDYGGFNVKFLELLKNEIKDIKIFYYIPPKVWIWGEKRVEKLRLADYIMVIFPWEVDFYKKHNINAIYFGNPFTDFYKKVERTGNKILLLPGSRRQEIKAMLPVFEEIINDLKDDKFILKLNSSQDLKYTENFKKYDNIEIIIDKKLKDIVSDCKLSVATSGTITLELALLGLPSIVVYKTTFINYLIGKYILKIGYISLPNLVLNDEIFPELIQKDCEAKNIEKHMKKILENLPEIEEKIENMRKKVEGKAVVESYADFLVKEGK; encoded by the coding sequence ATGAAATTTTTTGTTTCAACAGGAGAGGCTTCTGGAGATTTACACCTGTCTTATTTAGTAAAAAGTGTAAAAGCAAGATATAAAGATGTAGATTTTGTTGGAGTAGCAGGAGAAAAATCTCAAAAAGAGGGAGTAGAGATACTTCAAGATATAAATGAACTTGCTATTATGGGTTTCACAGAAGTTTTAAAAAAATATAAATTTTTAAAACAAAAAGCTTATGAATATTTAGAATATATAAAAGACAATCAAATAAAAAATGTAATTTTAGTTGATTATGGTGGTTTTAATGTAAAATTTTTAGAGCTTTTAAAAAATGAAATTAAAGATATAAAAATTTTTTACTATATCCCACCAAAAGTTTGGATATGGGGAGAAAAAAGAGTTGAAAAACTAAGACTTGCAGATTATATAATGGTTATTTTTCCTTGGGAAGTAGATTTCTATAAGAAGCATAATATAAATGCAATCTATTTTGGAAATCCCTTTACAGATTTCTATAAAAAAGTTGAAAGAACTGGAAATAAAATTTTATTACTTCCAGGAAGTAGAAGACAGGAAATAAAAGCTATGTTACCTGTTTTTGAAGAAATTATAAATGATTTAAAAGATGATAAATTTATCCTAAAATTAAATTCAAGTCAAGATTTAAAATATACAGAAAATTTTAAAAAATATGATAATATTGAAATTATTATTGATAAAAAATTAAAAGATATAGTTTCAGATTGTAAACTCTCAGTTGCAACTTCTGGAACAATTACACTTGAATTGGCACTTTTAGGTTTACCAAGTATAGTTGTGTATAAAACAACATTTATAAATTATCTAATAGGAAAATATATTTTAAAGATAGGTTATATATCTTTGCCAAATTTAGTTTTAAATGATGAAATTTTTCCAGAACTTATTCAAAAAGATTGTGAAGCTAAAAATATTGAAAAGCATATGAAAAAGATTTTGGAAAATTTACCAGAAATTGAAGAAAAAATTGAAAATATGAGAAAAAAAGTTGAAGGAAAAGCTGTTGTAGAAAGTTATGCAGATTTTCTTGTTAAGGAAGGAAAATGA
- a CDS encoding LpxI family protein yields the protein MEKIGLIVGNGKFPLYFMEEAKNSNISVYPIGLFPSVDEEIKKIDNYAEFNVGHIGEIIKYLLLRDVNKIIMLGKVEKKLIFENLILDKYGEKIMEIVPDNKDETLLFAIIGFIRLSGIKVLPQNYLMKKFIFETKCYTEKEPDVDDEKTISIGIEAARLLSRVDVGQTVVCRDRAVIAVEGIEGTDETLKRAGEYSDKDNILIKMSRPQQDMRVDVPVIGINTVETAIKNGFKGIVAQAKKMIFLNQKECIELANKNNIFIVGKKI from the coding sequence ATGGAAAAGATAGGACTTATTGTAGGAAATGGAAAGTTTCCACTGTATTTTATGGAGGAAGCTAAAAATAGTAATATTTCAGTATATCCAATAGGTCTTTTTCCCTCTGTTGATGAAGAAATAAAAAAAATAGATAACTATGCAGAGTTCAATGTTGGACATATTGGAGAGATAATAAAATATTTACTTTTAAGAGATGTAAATAAAATTATAATGCTTGGAAAAGTTGAGAAAAAATTAATCTTTGAAAATTTAATACTTGATAAATATGGAGAGAAGATAATGGAGATAGTTCCAGATAATAAAGATGAAACTCTCCTTTTTGCAATTATTGGATTTATAAGATTAAGTGGTATAAAGGTTTTACCTCAAAATTATTTAATGAAAAAATTTATTTTTGAAACTAAATGTTATACAGAGAAAGAACCCGATGTTGATGATGAAAAAACTATTTCTATTGGAATTGAAGCTGCAAGACTTTTAAGTAGAGTTGATGTAGGTCAAACAGTTGTATGTAGGGATAGAGCAGTTATTGCAGTGGAAGGAATAGAAGGAACAGATGAAACTTTAAAAAGAGCAGGAGAATACTCTGATAAAGATAATATTTTAATAAAAATGTCAAGACCTCAACAAGATATGAGAGTAGATGTGCCAGTTATTGGGATTAATACTGTTGAAACTGCAATAAAAAATGGTTTTAAAGGTATAGTTGCCCAAGCTAAAAAAATGATATTTTTAAATCAAAAAGAATGCATAGAGTTAGCTAATAAAAATAATATTTTTATAGTTGGAAAGAAAATCTAG